AAATGATCTCTTCTGAGAGGTTTTCATAGCTCATATTTCTTTACACTGTTTTAGGATGTTTTTCCTGTAGAATTTGGTCCCAGTTATGACGAAGCTATCCAGAAACTCGTATGGCAATTTCTTTCAAGACTTGAGAAGCTACTTCCCGTATCAAGTTTCCAACAGGTACTAGTAGAAATAAACTCAGATCATATAGAGGAACCATGGACTTGACATTAAGGCACTGTGGGAATTCTACCTATATTCCTTCTAACTCTGTATTTGTCATTGTCAGGCTTCCTCGCTGCTCAGCAATGTTCCCTCTGTTCTGGAGGAATGTGTTGAGTCTGTGTCTCACCCTCAAGAGTTGAAAACCCTGCTTCAGTACCACAGAGACCTCGGCCTGCTAGACAACCATGGTAGGCATCTTTCAGGACTCATGTAGATGTTcgattttttttcttcagttgGGGTCATTAACAtttattctttatttaaccatacTATCCTTTTCTAGATACTCTGTCTTCCACCGACGGGGACTGCATTCtctcagctctctgtctccctcctgtaGAAAGGGTGGTGATTGCAACAGAGCAGACAGAGTCAGAAACACCAGTATCATCCTTGAATGTCTTCATGGATACATTCACCAAAGAGTTGGAGGTGGACTCTGCAACACTGACAGAGTACACAGAGATGGAACCGGGGACAAGTATGGATGTagtagaaagagaggagagcgTGGAATGTGAGAGAAAGGATAATGAGGAGCATGATGATGCAGAGTTTGCTGACCCAGAGACTGAAGAGGTGGAACCAGTGTATGAAAATGTGACGGTTTTAGGGGAAGATGGGACGATGGAACCTTTAGTCAAGAAGAATAAGCTCAAAAGGCACAAAAGAGAGATAATTGATGCCAGTGGCATGCCTCATGGAAAGAAACACAGAGAACCTAGCCCTGCACAAATGAAAAGCATAGACCTGTCTGATAGGATCATAACGTCCATGCTTCACAAGCCCTCAGTGGAGATACAAAGGATTAATACCACTAACCTAACATTGCCCTTAAGACCAGTGAGAAGAAACAGGGGGTGTAAGATGAAGACATTGCTAGCAGGAGAACGGAAACAAACCAAAACTGAATTTTCAGAAGAGAAACGTAGTGTCTGCAAAAGAGTTAAAACACCCCAAAACCCCAATACATGCACAGTGTGTGGACGTGTCTTATCCCGCTTTTCAGACATGAAAAAGCACATGCAAACCCATAACAACGGTCGCACCTATCAATGTCGCAATTGTCAGAAGACTTTCAAGCACTTGTACAATTTGCAAACTCACAGAAAGTCATGTCTGTTTGGAACTGGGCAAAAAGAGGAGGTTCCCTCTGGAGAGGGCAGTAGTGCTCAGTTTACTACGTGTGAGACAGAATTCACACAATCCTCCATAGACCGTAGAACGTGCAAAGTGTGCGGCAAGATTGTGCATCGCATTGGATACTTGAGTACCCATATGAAGATTCACTCAGAGAATCTCCACTATTCTCTCGGAGAAGCGGAAACAGTCCAGAAACCGTCACCTGAAGGAGGGGACAAAGAGCCATCCAGTGGTCTTCCTCTTGGGGCAACACCTGAGGACAGTGACTCGTCCTTCACCAGCAGTACACACCAGGACCCGTCTTACGACCCAGAACCCAGCCAGACCAAAAGACCCAAGTGTTCCAGCACAACAAAGAAGCCTGACCGAAAAACTTTCCAAAAACATATTTGCCGTATTTGTGGTAAAAGCGTGACTGCTGGCGCCTTTGAGTATCACATGAGAACTCACTCAGGCGAGCGCCCTTTCTCCTGCCCTCATCCTCAGTGTGGGATGAAATTCATACACAGCGGAGGTTTGAGGGCCCATCTCAGACGCTATTGCAAGGTTCAGACAGTTGACGCTGCTGAGCTCGACAGCTTCGACATACGTTTTGAGTGTGACAAATGTGAGAAGACATTCACTATCCAATCAAAACTAAGGAAACACAAACTTATCCACGGCCCGCTCTACTGCGCAGGGTGCAGAAAGGTATTGCCTGACTTACAAACTTTAACCAGACACAAGCTCTGGCACCGGCCTGTTCAGTGCAGCATGTGTGAGGAGAGCTTCATGCTCACAAACCTCAGAACGCACTATCTGGATGTCCATAAGTTCAGCGGGCCGTTCGTCTGCACCCATTGTCCGAAAAGCTACAAGAAGTTCCATTCCCTCATCAAACACGAAATGGTTCACACCGGGAACCTCCCCTTACAGTGCTCCCAGTGTCCAAAAAGATTCATCTACAATTATGACCTAGTCGAACACGAGAAAAGGCACTCTGACGACAGGCCTTGTCTCTGCTGGGAGTGTGGCAAGGCCTTTTATACCAACATTGACCTGAAACAACACATGCAGAATAGCCATGGTGAAAAATCCACAGAGTATCGCTTCCCGTGCCGCCATTGTGGGAAACCTTTCAGGCTTAGTAATTCCCGTGCGAACCACGAGAAGACTCAGCATGGTGGGGTGCGTTACCCATGTACGTACTGTGGTAAGCAGTTTGTTTGTGCAGATTCGTTGAAAAGGCATGATCTGATTCACACTGGGGAGAGGCCTTTTAAATGCAATCATAAGAATTGTGATAAGGCTTTCAGGTCGAGAGCTGAACTGAAGATACACATGAGATACCATACTGGAGAACGGCCGTTCAAGTGCGACGTCTGTGGAAAGGGCTTTGTTCAAGCCAATTTTCTCACTACGCACTACAGGActcatacaggggagaagccgtaTTCATGTTCCCTCTGTGACAAACGTTTTAACTACCATGACTCACTGAAGAGACACATGTCTACACACTCAAACGAGAAGCCTTATAAGTGCCTGGATTGTGGAAAAGCTTTCGAACGTAAAACGCTGTTGAATGTACATCAACGATCATGTACATCATAGTATTGAAATGTACACTTTTTTTGCATAATTTAACATAAGTTGATAACAGAGTTGATAAGATCGTGGCCTGATAAATAATTTCCCAGTTTTTTGTTTAACACGGTCAATCTGTAAATGTTCTTCTTTTTCATATTACTGCAGTTATACTTTTCTTCCATAAGTGAAATTTTAATAAAAGTAGAATACAATACATAATTGGAGTTGTATGGTTTTGTGTATGTGTAGCCACAcacactaggagctcagatgcaaacaTGTAATGTCTATTTTAAtatatgagaattaaccaatgatatcaggccacacccggctatgattacagacacctgtgtgtgtcttttgagactatataaacgagtcacccCGCAGtatttgtcattataccctgatgaagacagcttgtctgtcgaaacgttggacattcaatatttgcatctgagctcctagagtgtgtggctctcctttatttttcaaGTGTTCCACTCCgatagccagcacctcgcctaaatactTGTGCGTTTCTTTTGCCTATAGATTTGTGTATGTGTAACCATGCTCCTTTAGTCACTCTCTTTCAACCTGAGCTACATTGCACATACATTCTGGTCTATAAAAAATAATTTAGTATGCAAGTATTTTTACA
This genomic stretch from Salvelinus namaycush isolate Seneca chromosome 4, SaNama_1.0, whole genome shotgun sequence harbors:
- the LOC120046795 gene encoding zinc finger protein 709-like — protein: MSGHISGKNGPPLPLPSLRLMVPPLRLVSAAIWQTVQQRHVMDYGMLEEFVTMVTEMVPELLNHSQRAQLILGLRARLVLELCSSKPITDLQTIQPHLDRIQTLTPLWGTQATDAEVGLSESNFLGLVQTLLKDPDEREHFFQDVFPVEFGPSYDEAIQKLVWQFLSRLEKLLPVSSFQQASSLLSNVPSVLEECVESVSHPQELKTLLQYHRDLGLLDNHDTLSSTDGDCILSALCLPPVERVVIATEQTESETPVSSLNVFMDTFTKELEVDSATLTEYTEMEPGTSMDVVEREESVECERKDNEEHDDAEFADPETEEVEPVYENVTVLGEDGTMEPLVKKNKLKRHKREIIDASGMPHGKKHREPSPAQMKSIDLSDRIITSMLHKPSVEIQRINTTNLTLPLRPVRRNRGCKMKTLLAGERKQTKTEFSEEKRSVCKRVKTPQNPNTCTVCGRVLSRFSDMKKHMQTHNNGRTYQCRNCQKTFKHLYNLQTHRKSCLFGTGQKEEVPSGEGSSAQFTTCETEFTQSSIDRRTCKVCGKIVHRIGYLSTHMKIHSENLHYSLGEAETVQKPSPEGGDKEPSSGLPLGATPEDSDSSFTSSTHQDPSYDPEPSQTKRPKCSSTTKKPDRKTFQKHICRICGKSVTAGAFEYHMRTHSGERPFSCPHPQCGMKFIHSGGLRAHLRRYCKVQTVDAAELDSFDIRFECDKCEKTFTIQSKLRKHKLIHGPLYCAGCRKVLPDLQTLTRHKLWHRPVQCSMCEESFMLTNLRTHYLDVHKFSGPFVCTHCPKSYKKFHSLIKHEMVHTGNLPLQCSQCPKRFIYNYDLVEHEKRHSDDRPCLCWECGKAFYTNIDLKQHMQNSHGEKSTEYRFPCRHCGKPFRLSNSRANHEKTQHGGVRYPCTYCGKQFVCADSLKRHDLIHTGERPFKCNHKNCDKAFRSRAELKIHMRYHTGERPFKCDVCGKGFVQANFLTTHYRTHTGEKPYSCSLCDKRFNYHDSLKRHMSTHSNEKPYKCLDCGKAFERKTLLNVHQRSCTS